From Saccharomyces paradoxus chromosome IX, complete sequence, one genomic window encodes:
- the GPP1 gene encoding glycerol-1-phosphatase RHR2 (Constitutively expressed DL-glycerol-3-phosphate phosphatase~similar to YIL053W), translating to MPLTTKPLSLKINAALFDVDGTIIISQPAIAAFWRDFGKDKPYFDAEHVIHISHGWRTYDAIAKFAPDFADEEYVNKLEGEIPEKYGEHSIEVPGAVKLCNALNALPKEKWAVATSGTRDMAKKWFDILKIKRPEYFITANDVKQGKPHPEPYLKGRNGLGFPINEQDPSKSKVVVFEDAPAGIAAGKAAGCKIVGIATTFDLDFLKEKGCDIIVKNHESIRVGEYNAETDEVELIFDDYLYAKDDLLKW from the coding sequence ATGCCTTTGACCACAAAACCtttatctttgaaaatcaaCGCCGCTCTATTCGATGTTGACGGTACCATCATCATCTCCCAACCAGCCATTGCTGCTTTCTGGAGAGATTTCGGTAAGGACAAGCCTTACTTCGATGCCGAACACGTTATCCACATCTCTCACGGTTGGAGAACTTACGATGCCATTGCTAAGTTTGCTCCTGACTTTGCTGATGAAGAATACGTTAACAAACTAGAAGGTGAAATCCCAGAAAAGTACGGTGAACACTCCATTGAAGTTCCAGGTGCCGTCAAATTGTGTAACGCTTTGAACGCCTTgccaaaggaaaaatggGCTGTCGCCACTTCTGGTACCCGTGACATGGCCAAGAAATGGTTCGACATCTTGAAGATCAAGAGACCAGAATACTTCATCACTGCTAATGATGTTAAGCAAGGTAAGCCTCACCCAGAACCATACTTGAAAGGTAGAAACGGTTTGGGTTTCCCAATCAACGAACAAGACCCATCGAAGTCCAAGGTTGTTGTCTTTGAAGACGCCCCAGCTGGTATTGCCGCTGGTAAGGCTGCCGGTTGTAAAATCGTCGGTATTGCTACCACTTTCGATTTGGACTTCTTGAAGGAAAAGGGCTGTGACATTATTGTTAAGAACCACGAATCCATCAGAGTCGGTGAATACAACGCTGAAACCGATGAAGTCGAATTGATCTTTGATGACTACTTATACGCTAAGGATGACTTGTTGAAATGgtaa